Within the Fischerella sp. PCC 9605 genome, the region AATTGAAGTAATCCAGGAAAGTGCAAACAAGATCTACTTAGTACTGCCAAATAACCCGGCTCCAGCAACTACTAGTGGAGAATTATCTGAGGCAGATCTAGAAACAGTAGCAGGCGGTAGTTGCAGGTATAGTTCTAGAGAGTACGAAGAAAGCTGTTCTTGGTTTAGTGCTAGTAAAAAGCGTAGTGCTGAAGGATTAGTGTAAGCATAAGCTTAGCTTTCTAGTAGCTACTTGAAAATCTAAGCTATTTTAACCCAGTGAGCTTTGGTAGAAGGTTTTTGATGTTCACTGGGTTTACTTTCTAAACACTAACTGGTTATTTTCCCGTAATTTAAGAGTTTTTTTATGAAGGATTTCAAAGTAAAAACTAATTAATTACAGGAAAGATACTACATCGTTAAACGAGACTAAGGCAAAGAGAAAATGAACCCTACAGATAAATTGTCTACGTTCACACCTAGCCAAGATGTGGGATTAGTTGAAAGTCAAGGTGCTATAGCTATTAATGCTGACAAAGCTCGCGAACTCTTTGGTGTGGATGGAACTGGTGTCACAATAGGTGTAATTTCGGACAGCTTTAATAATCTTGGTGGAGCAGAAGCTGATGTTGCTAGTGGTGACTTGCCATCAGGTATTAAAGTGCTAGAAGATGCTCCTGGTGTGGGCGAAGATGAAGGTCGTGCCATCATGCAACTTATTCATGATGTGGCTCCTGGTGCTAACTTTGTATTTCATACATCAGGCCCGGGTCAACCTGAAGAATTTGCTGATGCCATTTTTAAGTTAGCAGATGCAGGAGCTGACATCATAGTATCTGATGTAGGTATCATCCATGAACCTATGTTCCAAGATGGGATTATAGCTCAGGCTATTGATGAAATATCGTCTAGACCTGGTGACTCTGCTGTCTCCTTTTTTGCTTCTGCTGGTAACGAAGGTCGTCGCTCCTATGAAAGTTCCTTTAATCCTAGTGGTGTGATTGAACCGACTTCAGGGGGAGAGTTCCATGATTTTGAACCAGGATCTGGAGTAGATACATTCCAGAGCATTACAATTCCCTCAGGTGCTGGAATTGATATCTCTTTCCAATGGGACTCTCCTTTCGCTTCGGTTAGTGGTGGTGCTGGTTCTCTCAACGATCTCGATATTTTCTTGTATGACAGTTCCGGTACTAAGGTTTTGGTTAGCAGCACCGAGTCTAACATTGGTAACGATCCAGTAGAGGTTCTTACCTTTAACAATGAAGGACAGACAAGTGAATTTAACCTAGCAATCTCAAAAAAAGGTGGTTATGACCCTGATTTGATGAAGTACATAGTGTTTGGAGGAGGCAAAAACTTTAAAATTAACGAGTTTGACACTGCTAGCGGAACTATTTTTGGGAATCCCAATGCTGAGGGAGCAGCGGCAGTTGGGGCAATTTCATACCTTGAAACTCCAGCATTTGGAACAGATCCAGGTGAACTACGGTTTTTTTCTTCGGCTGGCGGTACACCAGTTTTGTTTGATCAAGATGGCGATCGCTTGTTCATTCCCGATTATTGGAGGAGCAAGCCTGCATTTGTAGCTCCAGATGGCGTTAATACCACTTTCTTTGGAGACGACATTCCTGAAGATTCAGACAATTACCCCAACTTTGCTGGAACATCAGCTTCAGTCGCATATCCAGCGGGAGTGGCCGCTCTAATGCTTGATGCTAATCCCAATCTCTCTGCTGACGAAATCTACTCAATTCAGGAAGCAACTGCTCTTGACATGGACGATCCAAGCACTCCAGAATTTGACATCGGCTTTGACTATGCCAGTGGCTACGGATTGATCCAGGCCGATCGAGCGTTAGGTTTAGTCACAACACCTTTCCCCTGCCACAATTCTGCATTAGATACTTTGGCTTTTGCTAACCCAGGAGCCTCTTTTGGCTTGAGTTCATCAGGGAGTAACAAAGGTATCCTATATTAATTTTTTCGATCGCACTCTTACTCGACCAACGCAAAATTGGCGGGTGGAGACTGACACGGGGACGCGGTGAATTTTTAACCCGGCAGAGTTGACTTGCCAGACCACGCTTAGTAACAACAGAGGTGAGCTATGCAAATTCACATGATTGGACATGCTTCAATATTTGTGGAAACGCAAGATTGCAAAATTCTCATGGATCCAGTGCTTTGGGACCCACACAATGAAGGAATCGAGGATGTATGTCCAAAGCGAGAAGTAATTCATGAATTACTTCCAGAATTTGATTTACTAATCATATCCCATCAGCATCTGGATCACTTTGACATTCGCTCTCTTGCCTATCTACCGAAAACAGTTGATGTCCTAATTCCTAATGACAAACTGATAGAAACTTGTCTTCGTCAATTGGGATATTCTCAAATCTATCATTTGAATGACTTTAGTGAAGTTAAGCTTGGCTCCACAAGTCTGTTGGCAACCCGTTCAGAAAACCGCGTCCCTGAATATGGCATAGTATTTGCCGATAAATCAGGGGTTTGCTGGAATCAAGTAGATACGGTAGTCAGCCTAGATACAATTCGTTTTGTAAAATCTTACTATCCACAAATTGACTTCTTATTGGCAACTTGGCAGCCAATGCTAGAGGTTAACTACCAAACTAATCAGAGTTTGTCCTTTCCTTACTCTGAATACAGCCAGTCGCTTGAGCAAATCAGTTTAATTCAACCAAAGGCGATCGCTCCCGGAGCCAATGGCTTCAAATTAATTAATGGCTCATCTTGGCTAAACCAGATTGTATTCCCAGTAACGCGAGAACAATTTTGTAAAGATGTAAGGATGGTTTATCCAGAAATAGGAGACAACGTCTTTGCTTTCGATCCAGGAGACATCATAGCCTTTAAAAACGGCGAGTTTAGTCATCTCAAACAGATGAGTCAATTTGTCAAAAAGGTGGAAGACGATAGAGAAAACTTGGATTTTTCGCCAGTAAAGGTAGGGAGTAACTTAATTGACGACAATCCAGATAATTATAATCTCGATGAGATGAAAGAGGCAATTAAAGAAGAAGTATGCTTAAATTTGCCTCAGTTTTTCATGGAAAAAAAAGATTCCCTTTTTATAGAACATTGTCGTTGGAAAGTTATTTATCAACTAGAAATAGTTTTTCCAGATTCCTGTGAACAATGGGTTTTTGATTTTGCAGAAGAGAATATTCAAGCACAAGTAGGACGAAATCCCTTGGCTAATTTCTGTACCAGCATTACAGCGTCAAGCTTTTACAGCATTTTGAAACAGATGAAAGGCTGGGACTATGCTAGCCTTGGGGGCAATTGTCGCAGCTTCAAAAAAATATATATACCAACTCAATATGGAATTATTCAACCCAAAGAAACTTCAATACAAGAACCTCTTGTCTTAAAATTTCCACCTAAGAAAGTTTTCGAGAGCGTTCGGTATCAAGAAGTAAAAAAATGGATTCAAATTAATAGCAATAGTTCAATTTCACATAAAAGAAATACTTACATGATGAAGCTAGGAAATCATCTTGTTAGGCAATTGCAGGAACCTAAAAACTGAGAGAGTAAGGATTTATGTCAAACTAATAAATATAAATTGAAACTATGGCAATAATCTCAAATTCATATTACTGGCTCAGGTCAAAAACATTCCTTCTTGACTACCTGGACTCCTTGCGAATGCAGATCCTGTCTTCCCCCTATTTAGCAGCGAGTCAATTAAGCGAAAGCTTTGCAGGAACGAAGGGATTCTCTATAGTCTTTAAAAACTCAAGCATCAGTGAAGTTGAACGGCACTTTCCCTTCTTTCAACCGTATTTGAGAGTTGCGCTGATGTCTGCCTGCAATGCATTTTATCTCAATCCCCTAGTCATAGAGGGGGGATCTTGTGTAGAGCCACACGTTGACTGTAGC harbors:
- a CDS encoding MBL fold metallo-hydrolase, encoding MQIHMIGHASIFVETQDCKILMDPVLWDPHNEGIEDVCPKREVIHELLPEFDLLIISHQHLDHFDIRSLAYLPKTVDVLIPNDKLIETCLRQLGYSQIYHLNDFSEVKLGSTSLLATRSENRVPEYGIVFADKSGVCWNQVDTVVSLDTIRFVKSYYPQIDFLLATWQPMLEVNYQTNQSLSFPYSEYSQSLEQISLIQPKAIAPGANGFKLINGSSWLNQIVFPVTREQFCKDVRMVYPEIGDNVFAFDPGDIIAFKNGEFSHLKQMSQFVKKVEDDRENLDFSPVKVGSNLIDDNPDNYNLDEMKEAIKEEVCLNLPQFFMEKKDSLFIEHCRWKVIYQLEIVFPDSCEQWVFDFAEENIQAQVGRNPLANFCTSITASSFYSILKQMKGWDYASLGGNCRSFKKIYIPTQYGIIQPKETSIQEPLVLKFPPKKVFESVRYQEVKKWIQINSNSSISHKRNTYMMKLGNHLVRQLQEPKN
- a CDS encoding S8 family peptidase, with the protein product MNPTDKLSTFTPSQDVGLVESQGAIAINADKARELFGVDGTGVTIGVISDSFNNLGGAEADVASGDLPSGIKVLEDAPGVGEDEGRAIMQLIHDVAPGANFVFHTSGPGQPEEFADAIFKLADAGADIIVSDVGIIHEPMFQDGIIAQAIDEISSRPGDSAVSFFASAGNEGRRSYESSFNPSGVIEPTSGGEFHDFEPGSGVDTFQSITIPSGAGIDISFQWDSPFASVSGGAGSLNDLDIFLYDSSGTKVLVSSTESNIGNDPVEVLTFNNEGQTSEFNLAISKKGGYDPDLMKYIVFGGGKNFKINEFDTASGTIFGNPNAEGAAAVGAISYLETPAFGTDPGELRFFSSAGGTPVLFDQDGDRLFIPDYWRSKPAFVAPDGVNTTFFGDDIPEDSDNYPNFAGTSASVAYPAGVAALMLDANPNLSADEIYSIQEATALDMDDPSTPEFDIGFDYASGYGLIQADRALGLVTTPFPCHNSALDTLAFANPGASFGLSSSGSNKGILY
- a CDS encoding NHLP leader peptide family RiPP precursor, with product MHEELKKIVSQAMNTRFEFEQKLIQQAWENETFKQELLSNPRAVYARESKEELPKELEIEVIQESANKIYLVLPNNPAPATTSGELSEADLETVAGGSCRYSSREYEESCSWFSASKKRSAEGLV